AATAAACATAGCAACCACCTATCTACCTCCAAGAAGACCTTTCCTACCTATCACAGATTTTCACAATATAGCATCAGAAACATTTCCAACATATATAATAGGAGATTTAAATGCTCACCACCCAACAATCGATAAGAAAAAAGCAACAGTGTCGGCAGATCTATAAAAATGCTCATTGATTATAATAAACTCACACATTTAGGTCCAGATTTCCCAACATTCTTAACTCATAACGCAACATCATCACCAGACATAATACTTGCCAATAACAAAACATACCATAACATCAACATAACACAAGGACCAACAACGCCATCAGATCACCTACCAATACTAATAAATATAACATCCCACCCCATacgaacaccaacaccacccacatatatgatgaaaaaactaatTGGGATGAATTcaagaataaagcaataaatacaacaaaagacATTAACACCAACCCATACATGTCACAACACACACTAGACACATCAATAAAACAGTTGCTAGAtggaataacaacagcaatgcaacaaaatataccattatccacacacaaaactctGGTTAAaccaatatataataaaaaagtcaAAGAATTACAATGGTGGGCAAAACAATTGCTAAATAACAGCCTCAGAAATGGCTGGACCTATACAACATACACCGCCTacaaaaccataaaacaaaatataataaaagaatgcaaagaacaaaataaaagtaactgggaaaacaaaataaaaacactaaataaactgtATGCAGACCCACAAAAATTCTGGCAGaatataaaaatactaaaaggcAACCAAACCAATACTAATTCACATCTAGTagtaaacaataagaaaatacacaaaattgaaaaaaggaagaaatatttagaGATATCTGGAGCAATGTTTTTAGAATAAACCCCATGGAAAACCTACAATATGATGCAGACACGGAACTCAGAGTTAATAACTACCTAGAAGATAACAAAGTCCAAACACTACCTAATATACAAGGAAACCCAAACAATTTATCCAATGACACTTACTACACAACACCGATcacaacacaagaaataaaacaaacaataaaacaattaaaaaacaacacacctggggaaacaaaaataaataaagtaatattacAAAACTTACCAGACAACGTGCTCGAAATACTCACAAAACTATTCAACATCGCTCTCTCAATGGGATACTTTCCACAACCATTCAAACACGCCAGAATCATACTCATCCCAAAACAGAACAAACCATCAACTGATCCAATTAACTATCGCCCAATCTCACTTCTGGAAGTACCCGGAAAAATCTTCGAAAGAATaattaacaaaagaacaagaactttCCTAGACGCCAATAAAATCCTACCAGACTCccaacatggtttcagatcaGGAAGATCAACTGacacagcaatagcaacaacaatagaagtAATCTCAAAAGCAATTTCAGCCAATAAACTCTGTTGTATTGCACTAAGGGAcgtatcaaaagcctttgataaagtTTGGCAAAACGGATTAAAGTTCAAATTAAGTCAATTAAAACTacccaacatccttcacaaaaTTCTATGCAGCTTTCTAGACAATCGCTCTGCctcaatatcaataaaaaactaCACAGGACCATCATTCCAACTTCACAGTGGGGTACCTCAAGGCAGTAGCATCTCACCCACACTCTATACCATCTACACCCACGACATTCCATTACCACTCACAGAAAGCATAAATATACAATACGCAGATGATATCACACAAATAATCACATACGCAGGCAAATCAAAAAAAATGTtagcaaaaataacagaaagagaaataaaaacattaacaattacgagagaaaatggaagatcaaaacaaatacacaaaatttACACTACTACCCATAACGTTGAAAAAAACTGAACCAGTAAATATAGAGGGGCAACACATACAGTAcgcaaaggaagcaaaaatattGGGCCTAAAACTGGGAGTAAACGGATACACAAAACATGTAAAAGATATCACAAACAAAGCACAAGTAGCCTTAAACACTATCAAGAGATTCCAGTTCTTAAATACAAACATAAAATTACATCTTGTAAAAGCATGTGTACTACCAATATTAACCTACCCGGCTTACGCTCTGAACGCTCTATCAAACTCGcaaatactaaaactacaaagaaaacaaaatgaagcacTTCGGTTTGCTTATAATGAAAAACATCCATTCACCAAAAACACAGAAGAACTACATAAACTTGCACAATTGGATCCGATTAACATAACAGTACACACAAGaggaaattatataaaacacaaaatgataTACACTTTAAAAGACACAACATATCATATAACAATAAacgaacatgaacaagaacaagaacatagtTGGTTTAGGAAACCTATTAACAAAATATCAAAGCTACCACCCAGACCACTGTACACAGGATAAAAATactataaatacaaataaatatataaatatacacatatattcaaaataaaacaaataaataataaacaaataacaaaaataataagcaaattaaccagtgcataaataaataaacaattaaaataaataaattaataaaaataataaaatgaataaaaaaaaaaaaattaccaatgTAACAAATAAACCACTCTATATGACGGCTATTCCGTCATCTTTCAaacttccacttccttcatacTCTCAACCATACTTTATCTTCtactctctattcttcttttcttctcttgagTCTATCAACACACCGATCCGATCCGATCTATAGCGCCGTCTTGTAGGTGTGCTGTAATTCTCTTTGATAGGGTTGTAGATGTGAAGCCAATGTACCTCGAGTTTAGGTGACTGCAGTCACCAACAGTGCATGTGTGTTGGTACACGACGTTCACTTCTTGCAGGGAGTTTGTCGGAGGAAGACAGCTATTCTTTATGATGAGGCTTGCGGTTTTTCTGGTCTTGTAGTAAATGATGACTTGgagtttagtgtctgtgttgatGGGCGAGACGTTGTTGTGGCATCGATGGATGTTGAATCACTTTTTACCAACGTCCCAATAGACGACACCATAGAAATCATCTGCAAGGAAGTTTACCACACAGACGGCAAGAAACTCACCATCCCTGAAGAAACTCTACGGACATTGCTACGCACCTGCACCAAGGAAGCTGCCTTTTACGGACCAGATGGCAAGATGTATGTACAATGCGACGGCGTCGCCATGGGGTCTCCTCTCGGTGTCCTCTTTGCCAATTTTTACATGGGGGCCGTCGAGGAAAAGGTTTTCGCGAAAAACCCGGACATAAAACCAACAGTCTACGCAAGATACATCGATGACATCTTCATCAACGCCAACACTGAAGAGGAAGTACTGCACCTGATCGAGAATTTCAAGAAACACTCCTGCCTCAACTACACAcacgaattagaagaagaaaacaagctcCCCTTCCTCGACGTCATGGTGCACCGTTCAAGCTCCTGCTTCTCCACGTCAGTCTACGTTAAATCTACGAATCTCGGCTTCTGCCTAAACGGAAAAAGTGACTGCCCAGAAAATATAGACACAGCGTCATCAATGCCTTTGTCAGGAGGGCTCTCACACACTCATCCTCATGGAATGCAGTCCACGCTGAATTAAAAAGAATCTCCCAGCTTCTCTGCAACAACGGCTATCCGCAGCAAGAAATAGACGAAGTCATACGTCGCCGCATGGACAACTACATCCGCGAGAATCCGCCCGAGCAACAAACATCGTGCATCACTCTCTACTACAAGAACACGATGTCTTCAGCATacaaagaagacgagaaagccgtaaagaagatcatccacaacaacgtctcgcccatcaacacagacactaaactcCAAGTCATCATTTACTACAAGACCAGAAAAACCGCAAGCCTCATCATGAAGAATAGCTGTCTTCCTCCGACAAACTCCCTGCAAGAAGTGAACGTCGTGTACCAACACACATGCACTGTTGGTGACTGCAGTCACCTAAACTCGAGGTACATTGGCTTCACATCTACAACCCTATCAAAGAGAATTACAGCACACCTACAAGACGGCGCTATAAGACGACACTACATGAATGAACACGGCATCATCCTGAAGCGACATCACATGgaaagcaacaccaccatcctAGTTAAAGAAAACGACATAAGAAGACTCAAGATGACGGAAGCAGTACATATCTACTCAGAAAAACCTACCATCAACATACAACAGCAGCCAGAATCTTCGTTACCATCCCAGCGACAGCC
The sequence above is a segment of the Portunus trituberculatus isolate SZX2019 unplaced genomic scaffold, ASM1759143v1 PGA_scaffold_285__1_contigs__length_22140, whole genome shotgun sequence genome. Coding sequences within it:
- the LOC123500463 gene encoding uncharacterized protein LOC123500463, which gives rise to MDVESLFTNVPIDDTIEIICKEVYHTDGKKLTIPEETLRTLLRTCTKEAAFYGPDGKMYVQCDGVAMGSPLGVLFANFYMGAVEEKVFAKNPDIKPTVYARYIDDIFINANTEEEVLHLIENFKKHSCLNYTHELEEENKLPFLDVMVHRSSSCFSTSVYVKSTNLGFCLNGKSDCPENIDTASSMPLSGGLSHTHPHGMQSTLN